The Oryzias melastigma strain HK-1 linkage group LG15, ASM292280v2, whole genome shotgun sequence genome includes the window CATGGAGTCAGTgagtaaacaggaaaaaactcCATGTTCTgcaaatattttcagattttaccTGCACAGAGCCGTGGCCCCGCCTCCTGATTCCACCTGTACAGTCAGGCTGAACTGAGTGCTGATCATGACTGAAGCGTTGTTATTGTTGGGCTTCACAGAGGCCAAATGCTGGTACAAGCACTGAAAAAGAccaaaattctgctttttaacacaaacaaaatcctgaaaatccatcacatttatgtcaaaataaacaacagctttttaagatgtaaaaactgttaaaactgatgtaacatgtttgctttatgaaaacctttttttatgtttaataatcCCAAACATCTTCTCAGTTTACCTGATCAGCATAACTGGATTAACTTTTGGAGAAAATGTGACAGTTTGAGGCCTTcatgaaacacaaacaacatttaaaaggaTGCCAGGAACTAAACCACATCAGTAAATCATCTTCTGTAATCTGTTTGTTACCAAATAGGATCAGtccataaatgtataaaccaTCTTAACAGAAGCTGAGAACTGGTGGGATCTGTGACCAACAGGATTAacttcagttctttttttatttgcttcttCCACTCATTTATTGAATCTAAATGTACTTTACTTGCAAAAACCTGAAACTTTCTCTGCAGTAGAAGACACAAAGGGTGGTTTTAATAGAGCCAAACATTTTCACAGGAGAAAAACTGCAGCACAGTCAATAtcatatgaataaaataaaataaaaggctttTTATTCTTCTATTCTACTGTCTTTACTCGTCATTTGGGTTAAatattagaaaagcaaaaaaaatactgttgttactaatacatttatttaaaaaaatgcttaaaccAGATTTAAATCTTGATGTCCTTTACCTTGTAGCAGTAGTCAGATGTGAAGGAGACCTGCACTTCTTCAGGCAGCTGATTGTGAAACGTGAGCAAAGCCTGGTTCATCCTCAGAGCTGCAGACACGTAAAGCAGCTAAGATTTACTGCAGCCGCACATTTCTTCCTCTACATCATAAAAACATGATAACAGGCTGCTTGACAGCAACAGGATCACAAGTTCTATCGACAAGTTTATCATAtcgacattttttattttcaagatgaTTTATGATGCAGATCAATCGCTGGTCgctacataaagctaaaaacaatcCAGTAATTGTTTGTTTATCTGACATTAACGTGAGCTGCATGCGCGGCCTCTGGTCCTCCATGCGtgtcacattttaatgaagAACCACAGCTCACCTCTCTGGATGgttcctgcagagctgctggaAATCAGGAGGAGCACAGCTAGACTCACACACAGAGTTCTGCTGGAGTCCATGATGCTCCGTGAACAGGAACCGCCTGTTCTGGAGCTCATCTTTATAACTCTCGCAACAATATAAACGTGGCCAAAGGTCAAAATACACACAACAGTGCAGCAAATGTCAGATTTTATTTCAGTGGAtatgtttttggcaaaaacagctttttaacaGATTTAGGTGAGATCGGTTAAATGGATCAAACCTGGATGTGGATGGATTATGACTTTGTTGTGGCCTTTTATATGGAGAAGAAGCTGTATGCATGTGTTTTCTGCTCCACATACACCTCAAACTGTTCCACTAGGGTTTTGTCAAACCCAGATTCtgagtttttttggtttctaataagatttttatttatatttgattaatttgtgatttctcttttttgttctcTGGTTTCATCTAATTTTAAATTCACCCTTTCTTCAGTTAAGAGATGATTGCAGCAAATGTTATGCTAAACCACAGCCCCACATCCTGATGCACCCACCTCCAGACGTCTCTATTGAGGATGTTTTAGTcatttgttctttaaatgtgGTCGTAGGACAGACGTAGATCTCACctgatgaaatgtttttcagtttatCACAGATCTGACTGAGTGCTCTTCAGGTAATTCAAACCAGCCTCTCCGTCAGCACAGGGATCATGCATGATAGGTGTTTGATCAGATCATTGGAGATAACATGAActactttatatattttctgcTAAAATGATCCCTTTAAATCctgaaaataaaagctcctCAGAAGGTTCGGTCTGTGTTCTCCTCTGCCAAGGAGTGAAGTTCGGGTCGGTGTTTCACAAAGATGCAGCTTCTTCAGGAGAAAGAGGGAACATCTCCAGTCTGAGAGCCAGGAAGTAGAGGACATGCAGCAAAGTAGAGATTCAGAACACTTGTGGGATCATCTAAGTGACCAACAGGAGCTGATTTTAGATGCGGATGTCATCAAAGCAGTCCCTCCCTCCTCCACCATGTTCAcccagaaaaatattaaaaaatgattaaagtgaAACACTCTGCAGCCTCTTCTGTGTTGGTCTGGATTTTCAAACTTCCTTTATTCCAATCTACAGTCTAGATGTTATTTCCTGCTCCAGTCAGCTGTGAAATCACATCCTCCCTCTGTTCATTTAATCAACCACTTCATTTCCCTGAGCGCTGGAGGGGACCGATGACTTGACCTTTGACATGGGCTCCTTGTGACCCGAGCTTCACATCTGCTGCCCTGATTtgcaaaaaatcaaatcaaagttccTCCTCTAAAGGAGGATCCTCTGGAGCAAAGCAAACACTGCTGCCCCGGCCTCTTGTGCTCAGCAACAATAGCTGCCCTCGCTGCTGCCTTGTGCAACAGATGTCTGTTTATGATTAAACCCACTGACGACTGGAGGAACAGGCTTTCAGCTGGGAGGCTTTTGCTCAGGCGTCTGCAGGGGCAGCTAAGCCGGATCCACAGCCCCTTTGTCGGATGGATTCATTCCAGTTCACTTACTGCCTCTGAGCGGAGGAGCACCCGAACCCAAGCATGGTGAGTCCACATCCTCACAGCAGCATGACACAGGCATGAATGTACTGAAGAATATCATGTTTTTCTCATGACCacaactcctcctcctcttttcctgTGTCGAGCCGTCATGTTGTTGCTGCATGTTCACATCAGCACACACAGAGGTGACGGCGTTGCCATGACACCTGTTGATGTCAGCGCTCTGCTGCAGGCGGAGCTGGAGGTCTGTTTGTTCTGCTGGTTCAATGTTCATGCAGGATGCAGTTTCATGAGtgcaatccaaaaaaaaaaaaaaaacagtttggagAATTCTGAAGTTAATATTCTGTTTCCTTTCATCCCATGTGACTCTACATCATGTGTCACAGTCAggggggttggggaccccccGCCCCCCGCATTAGACACCTTTGAACCAGTGAAACAGGAATGCAGCCTCTCATTGTTTCCAGATGGCAGCCTGTGCAGCCAATCgcagtttgtgtttgtgcagccACCCCTCTGACATCACAtctaccccccccccacacacaggCTGGTAAGATCCAGAGTCTGACCGAGGAGGAGAGGGCCCACATCCTTCCGATACTGCGCTCTGCCCAGTGGGTGGAGGTTGGGGGTCGGGATGCCATCTACAAAGAGTTTGTGTTCAAAGACTTCAACCaggtcagcagctcctccgtgtttcagcagcagaaacCCACCTTCAAGTCTGACACGTACTTTGCTGCTTTTCCAGGCTTTTGGCTTCATGTCCAGAGTGGCTTTACGAGCAGAAAAGATGGACCATCACCCTGAGTGGTTTAACGTTTATAATAAGGTATGAAATAGAGATATATAATAGGggtgggaatcactgggtacctcacgatgtcgatgatatcacgatactgcgataataggtaaaaatcatttttaataactcacattatatagaaaaacacatattttggggggaaaatatatccctacACACCATCATAATAAACAacctgtgtcttattttgttcaacaaataatagacaccgttagcatttagctgaagtattagctaaactccgaagtAGTTCAAGGATCCagcccttgactttgacacacgtggtgTAAACGATTTaagttacattatgttaaagattttgtattcaAGTGTCACCaatgacacctcaggtgttaaagggttaatgtatCATCTTTAATGTGACCCACCAGAAAGTGTCtttttgttggttctctgcaggtccAGATCACCCTCAGCACTCACGACTGCGGGGGCCTGTCCCAGCGCGACGTCTCTTTGGCCACTTTCATCGACCAAGTTTCTCTGATGTGAAGTGAATCCATCTGAAACTGTCGGGACTTTCAGAGCATAAAAACCTTCAGTTGGTCAAGAAGATGCAGCGATCCTGCTGGGAGTCTGAGAGCAAAAGAAGCACTAAAAATCCTGAAAGGTCAAAGAAATCATTCCGAGTGTTCTCAAaagttgtgtttaaatgtgCTGAATCTGCTCACAGAATGtggttttctgttgtgttttttgttttttttaaacaagaacaAACAAGGGTGTCATCAgactaaatgcattttattgaaAAGAATCATAAAAGGCCTCTAAACTCGGATACCAGTGCATCAAGGAGAACTCTCAGAGAGCATTGATTGAACATTTCACTCAAACATCGACAGATTTCACAGAATAGAACCAGCATCCTGTCAGCAAACCTTAACCTTCAGATCCATTCAGTTCAAAGTTGGGATTTCATTTGTTTACTTCACTTCATATTTGTTTGAGACAAACAAACATACCAGTGCTGCAGTTATGGTCAACAAATGAGAACACGTGTTTGAGGATTTTGCACTAAAACTCCACTTCTAAAAAACGattcaaaggtttttttagCCACGACAGTTTTCAGGCGGTATCGGGGCTGAAAGCCGCCGTCACTTCCAAACCCCACCCCTTAATCAGAATCAAACAATGTGCATCAAATACATTCATCTCTTTAAAACGAATTTAAAGCAAACACAGATAAAGTTAGTGACAATGGACTTTCAGTGGTTAAAGTTAGATAAACCGTCGTCGTCGTTGCTCCTCCCACTTCAGGAAGCTACACTTTATCAAATACAAACAGTTATTGCACAaacgtggaaaaaaaacaaatcagaaaaatcaCTTTAGTACATAAAACAATCAGAATCTCTTTCTGTGCTTTCCGTCATCAATCCTTGCGTTAATGTGCTGCTTGTTCATAAAAAATGCCGTCAAAAATGCCCCTCTTTACCAAAACCGGACCAATCGCTCTGCGCTGACGTGAGCAGGTGAGTTACCCAGATGAGTTAACCAGGTGAGTTAACAGTTAGAGACTGAGGTAGATTAAAGACAAGCCGCGATCCACAGGAGTCAAACTGAACTTCTGAGTTAATGATAGGACACTTGAGGACTTGAACCTTCTGTCAGCTGATCTTCTGAAGTCATGTCGTCTCCCATAGACGATAAGAACGTCTGGCTAATGTTTCTGTTGGGGCATCGCAGTGCGTTTTCATAACAAATGTTGCATGCTGGGTAACAGGTCTGTGCAGCCGCGCTTCCCTTTGTGCTTCTGCGGAGTCagcacagatggaaaaaaaaaagaccttcaAAGAATCCACCAACAAACAACATCTGAAGGGTTTCAGTCGCAGATTAGGACAAAACAACAAGAGCAAAACCTGAATTATTCTTCACaacaaaacaactcaaaaacaaacaactaaatTACCGTCAAATTATTAGATTAAAAGTCGTTTGGAGCCGGTCCCTTCTGCTCCTCGCGTGGAGGCACACTGGCAGAAGTACCCTCCCCTCTGGGGTTCAATCATGAAGGCTGGAGCTCCTCTGATGTTTCCACAAAGCGAAACTGAGCAACCTCGGCGCTCAGGGAGGCAGCGGCGCGTTCCCCGGCGGCACGTCAGTGGGCTTTCCCGTTGCCATTCATGTGGTTTCTGCTCGACTTGGGCACCTCGGTGCTGTAGAGACAGTCCAGAAAACCTCTGGAGATTTCAGTCACCATGGACCTGTCCGGGATGGACTGGGCCATTCCGTAGATGGCTCCCTGAGGAGAGAGCGACACAGGAGTGAGCCAACAACATCCAAATTCTCCCTGATCCATCCATTCTAGAAGACTTAAACTTTATCAATTATATTGGTCTAATTAACTTTCTATACCagagaaaagacacaaaagaaCATCTGACTCAGAGAGAAGGACTGGATgggacaaaagaagaaaaaaaaggaagaaaaattaGCAACAATTCATTTCTTCACTCATGACCCACAAAATCACAAGACTTTGACCAACTTATGTGGTAAGTTTACAACTTCTGCAGAGCAAGCatttataaaatgcaaaaatgggAGAAACTTCTCGTCTTGGATATCATTTTTTCCACTTGTATTAAAGCAAAAGTAGCAAGGCGGACCGCTCAGAACTGTAGAGTGTGTGTTAAAACCGTCTCAtttgtttatcttgtttgggAGGCGTTCAGCCTGATAAAGCTTCTGCTGGACCTTCAAGGTTCCAAAAACAGAAGTGTTGACTGCAGCAGGAGACACCACAAACATGCAGGCAGGCGTGTGTCAGAACAGAAGGTCCTTCCTCTCTGAAGTTGatgcacaaaaaatgttctctcATCAACACGAGCCGAAAGCAGCAAAGAGGAACAGAAAGTGAGGATGAAACGAGCTTCACCACGCATGAAAATGAAGCTCTGATCATAAATCTACATTCAAATTCAGGACTGAGGCAGAAGTTCTGCcctaaaacaccagaaacaggTACGATGGAGCatctatttaaaaagataaaaagagaaGGAGGTTAATTCTAATTTTTACAGCCAATTGTTGCAAATATTCATAGGCAAGGTATTTGTTCTAGTTGCAATGGCAACCAAACATCTTTCTTCAAACAGGCTGACAAAAAATAAGGTGGAGATGAACCATTTTTCAACAGAGAAGATGTCTCCAGCAAGACTTAAATAACACGCTCTTAGACatacatgaatcagctgattctgacggaTCACAGCTGAAAGGTTAGACGTTAAATGAGGATTTCTGGATCTGGATTATAATTCAAAGAACCCAACTTGTCCCTAAATCTGTTGATAATATTTACAAATCAtttcctgcagcttctctgtTGATCTCCTGTTGACCTCAGATCACCTCTGCTTGGTCGCACAGATTGTGGACCTGCTCTGTGTTTTGGGACATGCAGGTGACTCACCATTCCTGTGGTTTTCTCTTTGGGGTTCTTCATAATCACTGCCACCTGGTCTCTGACGTCCTGAACGAAGCGCTCCGCCACCCCAGGCTGGGTGTGCAGGACGGTGCAGCAGATGTGGATGCTGCAGACATAGGAGCATCCACACGGGGTTACAGGATTGAACATCCTGAACGTGTGTTTGCTGCTTCACACCCACCTGGATGGAAACTGCAGCGTGTTCAGATTCCAGCCCTTTGACGTCAGAGCATTTGAGAGGCGGAAGATGTCAAACTGGTCCGAGCCGATGGCCACCACCGACACCTCTGGGTCTCCAAACACGAAGACCCCTTTGATCTTCCTAATTCTGTTCAGGAGAAACACATAGCAGAGCTGAGATGCAGGAGGCCTCTGACCGGCTCTGTGTGGTGATGCCGCCTGCGTGTCTTACCCGGTTTTGATTTTGCGTGCGGTGCTGATGATCTTCTTGGTGGCGTCCACGTAGCCGTTCTCCCCCATGTGCATCATGGTGGCCCAGCAGGCTGCGATGATCCCTCCAGGCCTGGAGCCCGCGATGGAGGGGGAGGCGTAGATGCCCCCCTGCCAGTCTGGAGCCACAAAGTACTGATACTGGCGGTACTTCTTCTCACTGTAAAGAATTACGGAGGAGCCTTTGGGGGCGTAACCATACTGAGGAGAAACCCAGAAACATCACAGTTAAAGTGAATCCAAGCAAGAAGACGTGACAGAAACAAGAAGATCCTTACTTTGTGCGTGTCTGCTGAGATACTGGTGACCCCTTTGACCCTGAAGTCGAAGGGGGCGAGCGGGTAACCAGCCTTGGCCATGAAGACGATGAGAAACCCCCCCAGACAGGCGTCCACGTGCAGCGGGAGGTTGTAGCGAACAGCCAGCTGTGACACACACAGGAAAGCAAATGAGATTTTCTTCCTGCAGTTCATCTGTAAGATCTTCAAGGAGAGACGCTCTGACCTTGGCCACCTCCTCGACAGGATCGATGACCCCATGAGGGAACTGCGGGGCTGAGCACACCAGCATGGCCGTGTTCCTGCTGATGGCTCTCTTCATGGCCTTGGAGGAGAACCAGCAGAGAGGACATGAGACGTCAGGAAGCTGCAGAGCATCCTGCAGACGTTCAGGCTCTCACCTTCACGTCCACCTTCATGGTGGTCTTATCCAGAGGAATGTGGACGAGCTTCATCCCAAAGTAATTTGCTGCTTTGTCAAAAGCGGCGTGGACACTCACGGGCGCCAGACTGCATAGAAGAACCCAAATATGAGCCTCTCTCAGGCAGCTGGACACGTTTCAGTGAAGCTTGCCTTACATTTCTGGGTGTTTGACGCCGCGTTCGTACGCCATCTCCCTGTACGCTTTGCAGGCCATCAGGATACTCTCGGTTCCTCCTGACGTGACCTAGAAGGAGCACGGAAGCAGGTGAAGTTCAAGCTTACGCCACCTTTTTCTGACAGCTGATCGGAGAGGCTGACTAACGGTGCCGCAGGAGTCGGGCCCCCCGTTGAAGAGAGAGCAAGACATTCTGACGACTTCTGCCTCCATCTTCCTGACGCCGGGAAAGATGTCGGGATGTAGAGGGTTGCTCCAGGCAAAATCCCCGTAAACCTTTGGGACGAAGCAAACGGATCGTTTGTAACCTTGAGAAGCATCAGAGAAACAACAGAGCTTTCACAGAGATGCTGACCTTCACCAGCAGTTTGGTTAGGGTCTCATCCCCCCAGTAGACTGCTCCAGAAACGCGTCCTTTCTCCCACTGAACATCATCTGAAAAACACATCTTGTTTCAAAAAGTTCCGGATTTCAACCTCAAGTAACTGAGGAGTTCCACGCTTACTCAGGGTCTGATATTCTTTGATCTTGTCCATGACCTGAGTCTGGGACAGCCCTTTGGGGGGCAGCTTGGTGGTGTAGCTCATCCCCTCCTTCAGCGTGCACAGACTGTGGGACATGTCGTCCAAAGCCTTGTTGAGCTGCCGCTGGATCTGAGGGGAAAGAATCGGATGAGGGGCTGCACGCCACTTCCAGGAGGGTACAAAGGCGAAACAGGAACAGAGGTGCCAAAGGTCAGACCCCCCCTCCTTCCCCCTGAGCATCTGAGGCTGAGTCAGGAGCAGTACTCACCGACACGCCAACAAAGGGGATTTTTCTGATCAGTCGAAAGCACTGCCTCTTCATTCTTGACATCAAGCCTGAAAACCACAAAGCTGAGGTCACATGAGGTCACATGTACCAATCCTAAGATGCTGACTGTGCAGAAATCCACCATCCAGTCAGGACACACAGCTGAGATAAGGAATTGTGTTTAGACTACGACTGCAGAAGATTCAATGTTGCAATTTGTGTGAACTCTTACTTTCTTGCTGGAAAAGGAAGCCTTTAATCCAGATGGCTCCTAGCGTAGCGGCGACTGAGGCTCCAATGATCTGCCACGGCTCCAGGGGGGCGCAGAGAGAGTTCACCTGCCGCCGCACCTCCTCCAGGTACAGCAGCAGCATCTC containing:
- the pcbd1 gene encoding pterin-4-alpha-carbinolamine dehydratase translates to MAGKIQSLTEEERAHILPILRSAQWVEVGGRDAIYKEFVFKDFNQAFGFMSRVALRAEKMDHHPEWFNVYNKVQITLSTHDCGGLSQRDVSLATFIDQVSLM
- the sgpl1 gene encoding sphingosine-1-phosphate lyase 1, which gives rise to MDYWSALEVYKEMLLLYLEEVRRQVNSLCAPLEPWQIIGASVAATLGAIWIKGFLFQQESLMSRMKRQCFRLIRKIPFVGVSIQRQLNKALDDMSHSLCTLKEGMSYTTKLPPKGLSQTQVMDKIKEYQTLNDVQWEKGRVSGAVYWGDETLTKLLVKVYGDFAWSNPLHPDIFPGVRKMEAEVVRMSCSLFNGGPDSCGTVTSGGTESILMACKAYREMAYERGVKHPEILAPVSVHAAFDKAANYFGMKLVHIPLDKTTMKVDVKAMKRAISRNTAMLVCSAPQFPHGVIDPVEEVAKLAVRYNLPLHVDACLGGFLIVFMAKAGYPLAPFDFRVKGVTSISADTHKYGYAPKGSSVILYSEKKYRQYQYFVAPDWQGGIYASPSIAGSRPGGIIAACWATMMHMGENGYVDATKKIISTARKIKTGIRKIKGVFVFGDPEVSVVAIGSDQFDIFRLSNALTSKGWNLNTLQFPSSIHICCTVLHTQPGVAERFVQDVRDQVAVIMKNPKEKTTGMGAIYGMAQSIPDRSMVTEISRGFLDCLYSTEVPKSSRNHMNGNGKAH